Below is a genomic region from Candidatus Zixiibacteriota bacterium.
CAATATGCCCGGTGATTTCCAGCGATACATTGACCATCATCGGTTTCAGAAGGGGCGCCAGATCCAGTAAATCACTCAATATTTTTTTCATATCGGCCCGCTCATCATCGGTCCCGTTGAAATATTCAGTCTTCATCTTTCGATAACTTTCCAGCTTTTCTTTCAGCCGGTCGGGGGCATAAAGATCGCACAACCGGATACCGAACCGGCCGACCTTGTCGCGATAAGCCGGGCCGATCCCCCTTAAAGTTGTTCCAAGGCCGTCACTGCCCCGCTTTTTTTCATCCATACTATCGATCATTTTATGGTACGGCATCACCAGGTTGGTGGCCGAGGACACGAATAATCGCCCGGTCGTATCAATACCCTTCGCCTTAAGTAAACCGATCTCCTCGATAAAACCGAACGGGTCCAGGACCACGCCGTTGCCGATATAACATATCTTACCGGGGTGGATGATTCCGGAGGGGATCAGGTGCAAGATAAACTGCTTGTTGCCGTAGCGAATAGTATGGCCGGCGTTGGCCCCGCCCTGGAAACGGGCGATTACATCGGCCTTCTCGGCCAGAAGATCGACCACCTTACCCTTGCCTTCATCGCCCCATTGGCATCCGAGCACAATTACATTCTTACCCATAATCACCACTCTCTTAAAAACTTATTTATTTCTGTTTACCGGTAATGCCCTCAATCCAGAGCAACAGCTCTTTTTTGCCGATTCCCGAAACAATCGAAAACGGAATCGGGCTGGATTTAAAGGCTTTTTCGATCTGCCGACACCTGTTAAGCAGACGGCTCTTGCTGAGTTTGTCGGCCTTGGTGAGAACAATTATATACTCTATGTTTCGCGACTGAAGCCAGTCAACCATCATCAGATCATCCTCATTGGGGTCGCGGCGGCAGTCGAGAAGAAAACAGAGCCCTTTCAATGACGGCGACGAGTCCAGATAACTGTCGACCAGTTTTCCCCATTGCCGACGCGCCTCCACCGAAGCCCGGGCATAACCGTAGCCCGGCAGATCCACAAAAAAACAAACCTCGTTAACCAAAAAAAGATTAATCAACTGCGTCCGGCCGGGAGTCTTGGAAGTTTTGGCCAGTTTTTTTCGACCGACAATCTTATTCAATAATGATGATTTCCCCACATTGGAGCGACCCGCGAAAGCGATTTGAGGACGGTTGTCGGATGGTATTTTCCGGGCATCAGCATAGGACCCGAAAAATTCCGCTTTTAAAGGCATCTTGAGATTATTTCGTTATTCTTATTGTTCCGCCACCGA
It encodes:
- a CDS encoding adenylosuccinate synthase, whose product is MGKNVIVLGCQWGDEGKGKVVDLLAEKADVIARFQGGANAGHTIRYGNKQFILHLIPSGIIHPGKICYIGNGVVLDPFGFIEEIGLLKAKGIDTTGRLFVSSATNLVMPYHKMIDSMDEKKRGSDGLGTTLRGIGPAYRDKVGRFGIRLCDLYAPDRLKEKLESYRKMKTEYFNGTDDERADMKKILSDLLDLAPLLKPMMVNVSLEITGHIVSGRSILFEGAQGAMLDVDLGTYPFATSSNTTTGGAMTGLGLGPKVFDEIIGVVKAYTTRVGSGPFPTELVNETGARLREAGKEFGATTGRPRRTGWIDLVGLRHACRINGIEKIAVTKLDVLDTFEKIRVCVGYRLNGEVLTEVPLDLAELWHVEPVYKEFEGWMIATAGIDDFRKLPDKARKYLGFIADDLKVGICLVSTGARREETIVI
- a CDS encoding YihA family ribosome biogenesis GTP-binding protein, with the translated sequence MPLKAEFFGSYADARKIPSDNRPQIAFAGRSNVGKSSLLNKIVGRKKLAKTSKTPGRTQLINLFLVNEVCFFVDLPGYGYARASVEARRQWGKLVDSYLDSSPSLKGLCFLLDCRRDPNEDDLMMVDWLQSRNIEYIIVLTKADKLSKSRLLNRCRQIEKAFKSSPIPFSIVSGIGKKELLLWIEGITGKQK